A part of Spodoptera frugiperda isolate SF20-4 chromosome 25, AGI-APGP_CSIRO_Sfru_2.0, whole genome shotgun sequence genomic DNA contains:
- the LOC118263552 gene encoding chondroitin sulfate proteoglycan 4 isoform X1: protein MELLLILSVVVAGYAYEKASFYGASYISYPLQEAKGVTDISFRFRTHLADALLLLAAGKTDYCMIRLEGGRLKLHINLGAGESELSSAKGIHLNDSQWHHVSIIRREANLTMKVDESAVKKRLPGRFFELNIHFGIFLGGQGDFSELFLGHMENFRGCMEDVYYNGVKIIEKARSRSGSVHVEGVTWNCAPEFDADLNSDISFVDEGAYLILPKINSRAGGKWQIEFKTIAQNAIILYNAGGGRGSDFLAVEILEGVIRVKMARGQIVHTVRVNDGQWHKMHLSFYPSMIELTVDNIAMHTRIESGGTRYLDLSDSFYLGGIDSEKQQRAFTKGIKAADSSIMGCIKPIEVDEKIYGLPNAVVTYGVSPKCVWWYPCHLSPGNPPCVPQGVCEQHGVDHFTCKCDSDLCINPDYAEKYKIFSKSSSELELVALFPLTVQEGGVSVITTQNIDVVLDHHKYGVRPSGVVLHVAQSPQHGRIAIDLSLQRNSQQYNFIEGETKSKQFFTLLDLSRDKVRYVHDGSENHQDAIVLDMELIPETKFTLPSYLQGRNTFVLHVNVTPVNDPPVLNLLPGKVLRLTQGTRKVITSDILKAEDPDTAPEDLLYTVLHGKNEANSGHIEMSGQPVDSFTQQDIDSGVISYVHGTTNDKQLNKTSLRLTLQVSDGIETSGPGILRISIVPLQVRLVNNTGLQLVHNSYAIISADNLTFTTNADETNVQVKYDIVKPPQFGVVERLRVLDGTWQTVDSFTSEMVTFGRVRYMHLLGNPSHDEFKFKASVGSIRTNTLYDFRLTFIKLELYQSVNEELVLNNTREAFISSQHLTFKTNPLALPSDRVVYTILRPPKYGILHLSSGKHHLQMHSTFTQQHIDTDQLWYRLHRRAYSHIQDEFTFVVGATECKNITGVMTIRHTPGSPSSDRTEGRVHTTLERLQVTEGSRMVIPATHLNFRTDAVTNLIFNITHLPKHGKIEVINDILKVARDNTTYFTLEELNSDRVYYAHDDSESRHDSFHFMALSPEPEDFQYVGVFHIDIILKNDNSPVRANDNVFHIVHGGARLITARDLSYTDADLDTKPSDIIYTVQRYIKDPPNGGIFRADNPSEQIAQFSQDDINKNLVLFKHQGKEYGKMAFWISDGLFDVNGNLEIQASPPFIRMYPSNGSIVENGKAVVITSRDMQVDTNMNCLEEDIRYEITLEPKHGTIEVGEGQGAFTFTQLDVTASRVAYRHREPKTPTDQFRFKVMCLDTWGEGVYVIKIFPSSYWEPLRVTTNLPLVVEESTSVNVTKDILEVMHPQIEPSNIVYQVTDGPYHGWLEITTTPGTLELENYNEEPVHIKVFDQSIINANRLVYVQSGVNRTRDRIRMDVTNGIVWLRDVELNVVIIPEHFYVYAFNLTVVEGEAVSVKPDLFRTITEYYKGKVVAYKVVEKPKYGKIVMADQELNLLPVLKLNSGNIQYINDGSEESSDAFKLVAMTESSKESEPFYVHVNIAPVNDEPPIVAANTGLCVWEGGTFTFTTKELYVNDIDTPPENVTVRVVDIVSGYIAMQGNLDTAVHHFTQADIDKGKVVFVHKNGTKGKMIFNVTDGLHELSKITFLITTKSVSLKLTRKHNMKVFPLMREPLNNYMLMSKCSDPTRTIIYKIERAPTLGRLIMLNGESHHRSIKQFTQQDVNNTVVFYEHTHPFSDLYTNDSFIFTVEAPLAKPLTDQIFNIDISVSSGGLAKYVNIPPIKVQEGDKVPIKVNVSNVITYLETQAGLRQPQIEAQWSQPSHGELKPFMTSLTQSQIESGVVNYEHDDSDTTQDKIDMALFLLPDYVLLCNVSIIIHITPVNDQPFRLLTDTPQIQVVQGENYTITKNDLLTEDADTGPAGIFYDIISGPTQGRMVMLDKNQTIDDAHSINKFTQDDINNGRVIYEHSGILQTATFYFRVWDGQFKPTYTVFTIDVIPVILNATSLHPIYLQQGSNVAAVTTDQIYVDTNAKTSKVLYNITRQPLHGMVYVGRNPVSYFTHKDLMEKVVIYMQNDMTTANDSFDLIAYVHNSNATRPFTIEVIVQPLMTLGDLRVEVEKARITLRTMDASGLAKLTASDPVYTLLRKPRFGTLKKIIRSSGEKTSAREREVAYFTHEDVKAGVIYFVTKKKVHELNGFEDSFRFLLAATIFQPAVGDVKIIIGNRQKKNLPGPNDPESHEGVPVANGEAASYYMMILMALSGTVLAIVVIFGLLKCRRYVMRDQNALVKIHGQSQGAVAPIPLPRPPEHLMPSPSQGTPPIKRYVSSEQSVHTGASTPLPSGGSVACKVTPLADAALPDLNARYPYGTDDHTDYGSLQAEDWSSYEASESAYPVRATGVAPSNPMLRRNQYWV, encoded by the exons ATGGagcttttattgattttatccGTGGTTGTCGCGGGATATGCTTATGAGAAAG CATCCTTCTATGGAGCCAGCTACATTTCATACCCACTACAAGAGGCCAAGGGTGTGACCGACATAAGTTTTCGTTTTCGCACACATCTTGCTGACGCTCTTCTACTTCTTGCTGCTGGAAAAACAGACTATTGTATG ATACGTCTGGAAGGCGGCAGACTGAAACTACACATTAACCTTGGTGCAGGCGAGAGTGAACTGTCGTCTGCCAAGGGAATACACTTGAATGATTCGCAATGGCATCACGTCAGCATCATTCGCCGTGAAGCCAACCTTACTATGAAg GTGGATGAATCGGCAGTTAAGAAAAGACTGCCAGGGCGTTTCTTTGAGTTAAACATTCATTTCGGTATCTTCCTTGGAGGCCAGGGTGACTTCTCCGAGCTATTCTTGGGACACATGGAAAACTTCCGTGGTTGCATGGAAgat GTGTACTACAATGGTGTAAAAATCATTGAGAAAGCTCGCAGCCGCTCCGGCTCAGTCCACGTGGAAGGTGTGACGTGGAACTGCGCTCCAGAGTTCGATGCCGACCTTAATTCGGACATTAGTTTCGTTGATGAGGGGGCCTATCTTATACTGCCGAAGATAAACTCTAGAGCTGGAGGAAA gtggcaaatagaatttaaaactaTAGCGCAGAATGCGATTATTCTTTACAACGCTGGCGGTGGTCGGGGCTCTGATTTCCTGGCTGTAGAGATCTTAGAAGGAGTGATACGGGTCAAAATGGCCCGCGGTCAGATTGTACATACAGTGAGAGTCAATGATGGGCAGTGGCACAAAATGCACCTGTCTTTCTATCCTTCCATGATTGAG TTGACCGTTGACAACATAGCGATGCACACGCGGATTGAGAGCGGTGGCACGAGGTACTTGGATCTGTCAGACTCGTTCTACCTCGGGGGTATAGACAGTGAGAAGCAGCAGAGAGCCTTCACGAAAGGCATCAAAGCTGCTGACTCTAGTATCAtg GGTTGCATCAAGCCAATAGAAGTGGACGAGAAAATCTATGGGCTCCCAAACGCCGTAGTAACTTACGGCGTGAGTCCTAAGTGCGTATGGTGGTACCCTTGCCACTTGAGTCCTGGTAACCCACCATGTGTACCTCAAGGCGTTTGCGAACAACACGGCGTCGACCACTTTACATGCAAATGTGACTCCGATCTGTGCATCAATCCTGATTACGCTGAAAAGTATAAG atattttcaaaatcaaGCAGTGAATTAGAGCTTGTAGCACTGTTTCCCCTAACTGTGCAAGAAGGGGGTGTCTCAGTGATAACCACACAGAATATAGATGTGGTTCTCGACCACCACAAGTACGGTGTACGCCCGTCAGGCGTAGTCCTACACGTCGCTCAGTCACCACAACACGGCAGGATAGCCATCGACCTCTCTCTACAAAGAAATTCGCAACAGTACAACTTTATTGAAGGAGAAACGAAATCCAAACAGTTCTTTACACTGCTTGATTTATCTCGGGATAAG GTTCGTTACGTTCATGATGGTTCAGAAAATCATCAGGACGCGATTGTGCTGGACATGGAACTGATTCCTGAAACAAAGTTCACATTGCCAAGCTATCTTCAAGGAAGAAATACCTTCGTGTTacacgtcaacgtcacgccggTCAACGACCCGCCAGTGCTAAACTTATTGCCAGGCAAAGTCTTGAGGCTGACTCAG GGCACACGTAAGGTGATCACTTCAGATATATTGAAGGCTGAGGATCCTGACACAGCGCCCGAAGATCTCTTGTACACTGTGCTACATGGCAAGAATGAAGCTAATAG TGGCCACATTGAAATGTCCGGTCAACCGGTAGACTCCTTCACTCAGCAGGACATTGATTCAGGAGTCATATCTTATGTACACGGGACCACAAACGACAAGCAACTCAACAAGACTTCGCTTAGATTAACTTTACAA GTATCCGATGGTATCGAGACAAGCGGACCTGGTATCCTACGAATATCTATAGTGCCGCTACAAGTACGGCTAGTGAACAACACGGGACTGCAGTTGGTGCACAATTCCTACGCAATCATCTCAGCCGACAACCTTACCTTCACGACCAACGCTGACGAAACAAACGTACAAGTGAA GTACGACATAGTGAAGCCGCCACAGTTTGGCGTGGTGGAACGTCTACGAGTACTGGACGGTACCTGGCAGACCGTGGACTCGTTTACCAGTGAAATGGTGACGTTTGGTCGGGTGCGATATATGCATCTACTTGGAAATCCTTCGCATGACGAGTTTAAG TTCAAAGCATCAGTGGGATCGATACGTACGAACACACTTTACGATTTTCGACTAACGTTTATAAAACTCGAACTGTACCAATCAGTGAACGAAGAACTAGTTCTTAATAACACGAGAGAGGCTTTCATATCGTCTCAGCACCTTACGTTTAAGACTAACCCTCTCGCACTACCGAGCGACCGAGTCGTGTACACCATACTGAGACCTCCGAAGTACGGTATATTGCATTTATCATCAGGGAAACATCACCTACAAATGCATAGTACTTTCACACAGCAGCACATTGATACAGACCAGCTCTGGTATCGACTACATAGGAGAGCGTATTCCCACATCCAAGACGAGTTTACCTTCGTAGTGGGAGCCACAGAATGCAAGAATATCACCGGTGTGATGACAATACGACACACGCCAGGCTCTCCTTCATCTGACAGGACGGAAGGCCGAGTTCACACTACATTAGAACGGCTTCAAGTCACTGAAGGTTCTAGAATGGTCATACCAGCCACACACCTCAATTTCCGCACAGATGCAGTTACTAACCTAATATTCAACATCACACATTTACCGAAACACGGAAAAATCGAAGTAATCAACGATATCCTAAAAGTAGCGCGGGATAACACGACTTATTTTACTCTCGAAGAACTGAATTCCGACAGAGTGTATTACGCTCACGACGACTCTGAGAGTCGACACGATTCGTTCCATTTCATGGCTCTGAGTCCAGAACCTGAAGACTTCCAATACGTTGGAGTGTTCCACATCGACATTATACTGAAAAACGATAACAGTCCTGTCAGGGCTAACGATAATGTATTTCACATCGTCCATGGAGGAGCGAGACTAATCACTGCACGAGATTTGAGCTACACAGACGCAGATTTAGATACAAAACCATCCGATATTATCTACACAGTTCAAAGATACATCAAAGATCCTCCGAACGGTGGAATATTCCGCGCAGACAATCCTTCGGAGCAAATAGCGCAGTTTTCTCAAGACGATATCAATAAGAACTTGGTGTTGTTCAAGCATCAAGGTAAAGAGTACGGTAAAATGGCCTTCTGGATATCGGATGGGTTGTTCGATGTTAACGGTAACTTAGAAATACAGGCGTCACCTCCTTTTATAAGAATGTACCCAAGCAACGGATCGATTGTCGAAAATGGGAAGGCTGTAGTTATTACCTCAAGAGATATGCag GTTGATACCAATATGAACTGCTTAGAAGAGGACATTCGTTACGAAATCACCTTGGAACCGAAACACGGGACTATCGAGGTCGGAGAGGGGCAAGGAGCGTTTACATTCACACAGCTGGATGTGACAGCCAGCAGAGTTGCCTACAGGCACAGGGAACCGAAGACTCCTACTGATCAATTcag ATTCAAAGTGATGTGTCTGGACACTTGGGGCGAAGGTGTGTACGTGATAAAGATATTTCCGTCCAGTTACTGGGAACCGTTGCGTGTCACTACTAATTTGCCGCTGGTGGTCGAAGAATCCACCAGTGTTAATGTCACTAAGGATATTTTGGAG GTAATGCATCCCCAAATCGAACCATCAAACATAGTATACCAAGTAACAGACGGACCTTATCACGGGTGGCTCGAAATCACCACCACACCGGGCACTCTAGAGCTGGAGAACTATAACGAAGAGCCAGTGCACATTAAAGTATTCGACCAATCGATTATTAACGCAAACCGGCTGGTTTACGTCCAGTCAGGGGTTAACCGGACACGGGACAGAATCCGAATGGATGTGACTAATGGAATTGTGTGGCTTCGTGACGTAGAGCTGAACGTGGTTATCATACCTGAACATTTCTACGTGTATGCCTTCAATCTCACCGTCGTCGAAGGCGAAGCTGTGAGCGTGAAACCAGATTTGTTCAGAACGATTACAGAATATTACAAAGGAAAAGTGGTTGCGTACAAAGTAGTTGAGAAACCGAAGTATGGTAAAATTGTGATGGCGGATCAGGAATTGAATTTGTTGCCTGTGTTGAAACTGAATTCTGGAAATATTCAG TACATAAACGATGGGTCAGAAGAATCATCAGACGCGTTCAAGTTGGTGGCTATGACAGAGAGCAGTAAAGAGAGCGAGCCGTTCTACGTGCACGTAAACATAGCGCCCGTGAACGACGAGCCGCCGATCGTGGCGGCCAACACTGGGCTCTGCGTGTGGGAGGGAGGCACCTTCACATTCACCACCAAAGAGCTTT ATGTGAATGACATCGATACTCCTCCCGAGAATGTAACAGTGCGTGTAGTGGACATCGTATCTGGATACATCGCCATGCAGGGCAACCTCGACACCGCTGTACATCACTTCACCCAAGCTGACATTGATAAGGGAAAAGTTGTGTTCGTCCATAAAA ATGGCACAAAGGGTAAAATGATCTTCAACGTCACTGACGGGCTACATGAGCTATCCAAGATAACATTCCTAATAACCACCAAGTCAGTATCACTTAAACTAACAAGAAAACATAACATGAAGGTGTTCCCACTCATGAGAGAACCTTTGAACAACTACATGTTAATGTCTAAATGCTCTGATCCTACGAGGACTATAATATACAAGATAGAACGAGCTCCTACGTTGGGCAGGCTTATAATGCTGAACGGGGAAAGCCATCACAGATCCATAAAGCAGTTCACCCAACAAGATGTCAACAACACAGTCGTGTTCTACGAACACACACATCCATTCTCAGATTTGTACACGAACGACTCATTTATATTCACCGTGGAAGCACCTCTAGCAAAACCGCTCACTGATCAAATCTTCAACATAGACATTTCTGTGTCATCCGGAGGGCTCGCGAAATACGTCAATATACCTCCCATAAAGGTGCAGGAAGGAGATAAAGTGCCAATCAAAGTAAATGTTAGTAATGTTATCACGTATTTAGAAACGCAAGCTGGGTTGAGGCAGCCTCAGATCGAAGCTCAGTGGTCGCAGCCCTCACACGGAGAACTGAAACCTTTCATGACGTCTTTAACCCAGTCTCAAATTGAAAGTGGAGTCGTGAACTATGAACACGACGATTCGGATACAACACAGGACAAAATTGATATGGCCTTGTTCCTTCTGCCTGACTATGTCCTTCTATGTAATGTGAGTATCATCATACACATCACCCCGGTGAACGACCAACCGTTCCGCCTACTCACTGACACGCCACAAATACAAGTGGTACAAGGCGAGAATTACACTATCACCAAAAACGATTTACTCACCGAAGACGCTGATACCGGTCCGGCAGGAATTTTCTACGATATTATAAGCGGGCCAACGCAAGGCAGGATGGTGATGTTGgataaaaatcaaacaatagACGATGCACATTCGATCAACAAGTTCACGCAAGACGACATAAACAACGGCAGAGTAATATATGAACATTCTGGAATACTGCAAACAGCTACGTTCTATTTTAGAGTGTGGGACGGACAGTTCAAGCCTACGTATACAGTATTTACTATTGATGTAATTCCAGTAATTCTTAATGCTACGTCGTTGCATCCGATATACTTGCAACAGGGTTCTAATGTAGCTGCAGTTACTACAGACCAGATATACGTGGACACCAATGCAAAGACGTCAAAAGTTCTGTACAACATTACTCGACAGCCGCTCCATGGCATGGTGTATGTCGGTCGGAACCCAGTGTCGTACTTCACACACAAAGATTTGATGGAGAAAGTCGTGATTTACATGCAGAACGACATGACGACTGCGAACGATAGCTTTGATTTGATTGCGTACGTGCACAATAGTAACGCGACGCGGCCTTTTACGATAGAAGTTATTGTACAGCCTTTGATGACGTTGGGCGACTTGCGAGTTGAAGTGGAAAAGGCCAGGATCACACTCCGTACAATGGATGCGAGTGGACTGGCGAAGCTCACAGCCAGTGACCCTGTGTATACTTTACTGAGGAAACCTCGGTTTGGGACACTTAAGAAGATAATCCGAAGTTCAGGGGAGAAAACTAGTGCTAGGGAAAGAGAAGTAGCATATTTCACACACGAAGATGTGAAAGCGGGTGTAATATACTTCGTAACTAAGAAGAAAGTGCACGAACTGAATGGGTTCGAGGATAGCTTTAGGTTTTTATTGGCCGCGACAATATTCCAGCCAGCGGTCGGTGATGTGAAGATTATTATAGGCAACAGACAGAAGAAGAATCTGCCTGGTCCTAACGATCCTGAGAGTCATGAGGGAGTTCCT GTAGCCAATGGCGAAGCAGCCTCGTACTACATGATGATCCTGATGGCTCTATCGGGCACTGTCCTCGCAATAGTGGTGATATTCGGCCTGTTGAAGTGCAGGAGATATGTCATGCGGGACCAGAACGCTCTTGTGAAGATCCACGGCCAGAGTCAGGGTGCGGTCGCTCCCATACCACTGCCGAGGCCGCCTGAGCATCTAATGCCTTCGCCTTCACAAGGCACTCCGCCCATAAAACG